One Rhizobium sp. NRK18 genomic window carries:
- a CDS encoding septal ring lytic transglycosylase RlpA family protein: MALRIGGVKGGAHARWLAVVAMCAAAASCTTTETKPVKTAATKEYFSEKEYGVKASPRVTTASAKIPRGGGRALVGQPYQVRGKWYFPSEDENYAKTGLASWYGSAFHGRLTANGEIYDQQFISAAHPTFPLPSYARVTNLENGSSLIVRVNDRGPYHPGRIIDVSGKAAELLDMKQAGTAKVKVEYVGRAPLNGNDMPYMMASYVKKGGRVPQDGFPGNLAGGIMMAANKILPNSLTHSENVPVPTPVPSLKGARLPAAQPSFDATASSLYTQTAYAGPTPTGGYSGDVPVPSAEPTSAFDEFVLLPEEGPIPLARPGGYMAMTTSGSSMVAGYQDESSSTSSEAPFDAVMRSQPGLTPASIIAFYNKTQNADAGN, translated from the coding sequence ATAGCATTGCGGATCGGCGGGGTTAAAGGCGGCGCGCATGCGCGATGGCTGGCGGTGGTAGCTATGTGTGCTGCGGCTGCTTCGTGCACGACGACGGAGACCAAGCCGGTCAAGACCGCCGCGACGAAAGAGTATTTTTCCGAGAAGGAATATGGCGTCAAGGCGAGCCCTCGCGTAACGACCGCTTCGGCGAAAATCCCGCGCGGCGGCGGACGGGCGCTTGTCGGCCAGCCCTATCAGGTTCGCGGCAAATGGTACTTCCCCTCGGAAGACGAGAACTACGCCAAGACCGGTCTTGCCTCCTGGTACGGCTCCGCGTTCCACGGCCGCCTGACCGCCAACGGCGAAATCTACGACCAGCAGTTCATTTCCGCGGCTCACCCGACCTTCCCGCTGCCGAGCTATGCCCGCGTCACCAATCTTGAAAACGGTTCTTCGCTGATCGTCCGTGTGAACGATCGCGGGCCGTACCATCCGGGCCGTATCATCGACGTATCCGGCAAGGCCGCCGAGCTTCTCGACATGAAGCAGGCCGGCACCGCCAAGGTGAAGGTGGAATATGTCGGCCGTGCGCCTCTGAACGGCAACGACATGCCCTACATGATGGCCTCGTACGTCAAGAAGGGCGGCCGGGTTCCGCAGGACGGCTTCCCGGGCAATCTGGCCGGCGGCATCATGATGGCCGCCAACAAGATCCTGCCGAATTCGCTGACGCACAGCGAGAACGTGCCGGTTCCGACGCCCGTTCCCTCGTTGAAGGGTGCCCGTCTGCCGGCGGCTCAGCCGTCGTTTGATGCGACTGCCTCCAGCCTCTACACGCAGACCGCCTATGCGGGTCCGACGCCGACCGGCGGTTACAGCGGCGACGTGCCGGTGCCGAGCGCCGAGCCGACGAGCGCATTCGACGAATTCGTGCTCCTGCCGGAGGAAGGCCCCATTCCGCTTGCCCGTCCCGGCGGCTACATGGCGATGACGACATCCGGCAGCAGCATGGTTGCCGGCTATCAGGACGAATCATCGTCAACGTCATCCGAAGCACCGTTTGATGCGGTCATGCGCTCGCAGCCCGGTCTGACGCCGGCCTCGATCATCGCCTTTTACAACAAGACGCAAAACGCAGACGCCGGCAATTGA
- a CDS encoding D-alanyl-D-alanine carboxypeptidase family protein — protein MTVLAGLAVLPGIGLSQNFETKADRVLLVEANTGTVLLSRNADSPLPPASLAKLMTMEVVFDALKKGEITLDTQFPVSEHAWRTGGAPSHTTTMFAAIKSQIRVEDLIRGATIQLANDACIILAEGMEGSEEKFAERMTRRAAAIGLKNTFFSNPTGLPHPGNRTTISDLVRLAEYLKKTYPEYYRYYSEESFEWNGIFQRNKNPLIRLDSGVDGLGLGYSDGYGYAYVGSMQRDGRQLYLAFSGVASEKDRASEAEALFNWGMTAFKPRHMFDGGEVVGQANVYGGVQPTVALKVAKPLDLYVPVAESAGIRGKIDYKWPLKAPVDEGGEVASLQIISGDQVLGEVPLLAGQAVRRGSLESRAMDAAKSLIFFWM, from the coding sequence ATGACCGTTCTTGCCGGACTTGCGGTGTTGCCAGGCATTGGGCTTTCCCAGAATTTCGAGACGAAAGCCGACCGGGTTTTGCTGGTCGAAGCGAATACCGGCACGGTTCTCCTGTCGCGCAATGCGGACAGTCCACTGCCGCCGGCCTCGCTTGCCAAGCTGATGACGATGGAGGTGGTGTTCGACGCCCTGAAGAAGGGCGAGATCACGCTCGACACCCAGTTTCCGGTTTCCGAGCACGCCTGGCGGACGGGTGGGGCGCCGTCGCACACGACCACCATGTTCGCGGCGATCAAGTCCCAGATCCGGGTGGAAGACCTCATCCGTGGGGCAACGATCCAACTCGCCAACGACGCGTGCATCATCCTTGCGGAAGGGATGGAGGGATCGGAGGAAAAGTTCGCCGAGCGGATGACCCGCCGGGCCGCCGCCATCGGTCTCAAGAATACCTTCTTCTCCAATCCGACGGGCCTGCCGCATCCCGGCAACCGGACGACCATCAGCGATCTGGTCAGGCTCGCCGAATATCTGAAGAAGACCTATCCCGAATACTATCGCTACTATTCGGAGGAATCCTTCGAATGGAACGGTATTTTCCAGCGCAACAAGAATCCTCTGATCCGGCTCGATAGCGGCGTCGATGGGCTCGGGCTCGGCTATTCCGACGGCTATGGCTACGCCTATGTGGGCTCCATGCAGCGCGACGGACGCCAGCTTTATCTTGCGTTCAGCGGCGTGGCGAGCGAGAAGGACAGGGCAAGCGAGGCGGAGGCGCTGTTCAATTGGGGCATGACCGCCTTCAAGCCACGGCACATGTTCGATGGCGGCGAAGTCGTTGGTCAGGCAAACGTCTATGGCGGCGTTCAGCCAACTGTGGCGCTGAAAGTCGCGAAGCCCCTTGATCTTTACGTCCCCGTCGCCGAAAGCGCCGGCATCCGTGGCAAGATCGATTACAAATGGCCGCTGAAGGCACCGGTCGACGAAGGCGGGGAGGTGGCGTCGCTGCAGATTATCTCCGGCGACCAGGTGCTCGGCGAGGTGCCGCTTCTGGCCGGACAGGCTGTGCGCCGCGGTT